One genomic region from Yarrowia lipolytica chromosome 1C, complete sequence encodes:
- a CDS encoding uncharacterized protein (Compare to YALI0C19800g, weakly similar to uniprot|Q91255 Petromyzon marinus NF- 180) has protein sequence MYIYTDPNCLCHLQVTTLIISPEHDKPKMIITYECQTPDKPSTVQLAGDFCDWQPQNMTPEEDGNKYTYDFDPESGKKYLYKFVVDGEWVLQDGVATATTEDGAVNHVITEAESSAAVAKRKKNQKKKAKKKAKAAAAKVNSDSRSSSEPSFTPPPTASSETTSMNASMALDDPRWVMVDQAGAMVMDLNKASGEFDDLDALISSGIANGSIGNDPVPVVDKGAKIEEVVEKVEPKAEEVTTEIEADTKGEDEEEVKEATAVDEEPEIKTDEVESAEAKQAEVESAAKEEFEVENTIIESVEPAKKVKAEPEVEEAKTEVEESKPTDNETEVAEIETKSEESVGESVKESVEETTEDNSKNFTESDQVLTDESTKPTEIEVANPESTDTLDTETAESEPARTEEPQTDETEVEPELETGVVADPIEENAAEVAEAIKVKDDESEVLSKDISEPVEEVASEPVSEEPVSEEDDESQVLSKDISEPVEEVASEPVEEEPVEEVISEEPVEEVTSEEASEPVVEEATLHETPIEEAAPGVESEEPIAEIESVTKEAEASADIETETEATPAETESESTAPIAANEQVSEVAEVAEVSEKVTLIEEEAETVQSSETADNSPHNSGEPTPEPTETAEAIEIAEKEVASESAPMDKPETEEILESEPVDEAPVVTETASNIIDETEAPGQESEAAGESEAVEEPKAVEETREETPSESHETTEPVAEVAEKFVEPKVESEEVEQTEEVKETVPVVVTEETVSVEPVSESPTNPEKDEVPTEALVETSTEPSVPKINETEIVDVAVDESVQVADATADEAEVIEPVSVAQPVIKSALVQAGPEVESVTEVTAPEPEVETIGDKSSSESAVKVTPGIAAAVPAIAAAAVSAGAAVAAVPFSKNEPSVDSDAVQPVPPSSAGSERMVTAMSEPVTTDEASKANPEQTPRARNVSYGSIAEAESDAGSDVEVPSNQKAVSEHRGIFVWLYEVILAGIFSKLTSLFRRPEPSN, from the coding sequence atgtatatatatacagaTCCGAATTGTTTGTGTCATTTGCAAGTCACGACACTGATAATATCACCAGAGCACGACAAACCAAAAATGATCATCACATACGAATGTCAGACGCCAGACAAGCCGTCCACGGTGCAGTTGGCAGGCGACTTTTGCGACTGGCAGCCCCAGAACATGACTCCTGAAGAGGATGGAAACAAGTACACGTACGATTTCGACCCCGAAAGTGGCAAGaagtacctgtacaagttTGTGGTAGATGGCGAATGGGTGCTTCAGGACGGCGTTGCGACGGCTACCACCGAAGATGGTGCTGTCAACCATGTCATTACAGAGGCCGAgtcctctgctgctgttgccaagcgcaagaagaaccagaagaagaaggccaagaagaaggccaaggctgctgccgcaAAGGTCAATTCGGATTCCCGTTCGTCCTCGGAACCCTCCTtcactcctcctcccactGCCTCGTCCGAGACCACTTCCATGAACGCTTCTATGGCTCTGGATGATCCTCGGTGGGTCATGGTTGATCAGGCAGGCGCCATGGTCATGGATCTGAACAAGGCCAGCGGTGAGTTTGATGATTTGGATGCATTGATCTCTAGTGGAATCGCCAATGGAAGTATCGGTAATGACCCTGTTCCTGTGGTGGATAAGGGAGCCAAaattgaggaggttgttGAGAAGGTTGAGCCgaaggccgaggaggttaCTACTGAGATCGAGGCTGATACCAAGGgggaggatgaggaggaggtcaaggaggcaACTGCCGTGGATGAAGAGCCTGAGATCAAGACTGATGAAGTTGAGTCTGCTGAAGCCAAGCAAGCAGAGGTTGAGTCTGCGGCCAAGGAAGagtttgaggttgagaacACCATCATTGAGTCTGTTGAGCCTGCTaagaaggtcaaggctGAGCCTGAAGTTGAGGAGGCAAAAACTGAGGTTGAGGAATCTAAGCCCACTGACAATGAAACCGAGGTTGCTGAGATTGAGACTAAGAGTGAAGAGTCTGTCGGGGAGTCTGTCAAGGAGTCTGTCGAGGAGACTACTGAGGACAACTCTAAGAACTTTACTGAATCCGACCAGGTTCTTACTGATGAGTCCACTAAACCTACCGAGATCGAGGTAGCTAACCCTGAGTCCACTGACACTCTTGATACTGAGACCGCTGAGTCTGAACCAGCTCGAACTGAGGAGCCTCAAACAGATGAGACTGAAGTTGAGCCCGAGCTTGAGACTGGAGTCGTGGCTGATCCTATCGAGGAGAATGCTGCTGAGGTCGCCGAGGCCATTAAGGTTAAGGACGATGAGTCGGAGGTTCTGTCTAAGGACATCTCTGAACctgtcgaggaggttgcATCGGAGCCAGTCTCTGAGGAGCCAGTctctgaggaggacgatgagTCGCAGGTTCTGTCTAAGGACATCTCTGAACctgtcgaggaggttgcATCGGAGCCTGTCGAAGAGGAGCCTGTCGAAGAGGTCATCTCTGAGGAGCCTGTCGAAGAGGTCACCTCTGAGGAGGCATCCGAGCCTGTCGTCGAGGAGGCTACTCTTCACGAGACCCCTattgaggaggctgcccCTGGGGTTGAGTCTGAGGAGCCTATCGCTGAGATTGAGTCTGTCACTAAAGAGGCCGAGGCTAGCGCTGATATCGAGACTGAGACTGAGGCCACTCCCGCTGAGACCGAATCCGAATCGACTGCACCCATCGCAGCCAACGAGCAGGTCTCCGAGGTTGCTGAGGTTGCTGAGGTTTCCGAGAAGGTTACTCtcattgaggaggaagcTGAGACTGTTCAGTCTAGCGAGACTGCTGATAATTCGCCTCACAACTCTGGCGAGCCTACTCCCGAGCCTACCGAGACTGCTGAGGCTATCGAAATCGCTGAGAAGGAGGTAGCTTCAGAATCGGCGCCTATGGATAAGCCTGAAACCGAAGAAATTCTCGAGTCCGAGCCCGTTGATGAAGCACCCGTTGTGACCGAGACTGCCAGCAACATCATTGACGAGACTGAAGCTCCCGGCCAGGAGTCTGAGGCTGCAGGTGAGTCTGAGGCAgtggaggagcccaaggcTGTTGAGGAGACTCGCGAGGAGACTCCTAGTGAGTCCCATGAGACTACCGAGCCTGTCGCTGAGGTCGCGGAGAAGTTTGTGGAGCCCAAGGTTGAATCTGAGGAAGTTGAGcagaccgaggaggttaAGGAGACTGTCCCCGTGGTCGTTACAGAGGAGACAGTCTCCGTTGAACCGGTTTCTGAGTCTCCCACTAACCCCGAAAAGGATGAGGTACCTACCGAGGCGCTCGTTGAGACTTCTACGGAGCCCTCTGTGCCTAAGATCAACGAGACTGAGATTGTCGACGTGGCCGTTGATGAGTCTGTTCAGGTTGCTGACGCCACTGCTGACGAAGCTGAGGTGATTGAGCCTGTTTCTGTAGCCCAGCCCGTGATCAAGTCTGCTCTCGTCCAGGCTGGGCCTGAGGTTGAGTCTGTAACTGAGGTCACTGCACCCGAGCCTGAGGTTGAGACTATTGGCGACAAGTCTTCTTCGGAATCTGCTGTCAAGGTCACCCCCGGTATTGCTGCAGCTGTGCCTGCAATTGCAGCGGCCGCCGTGTCTGCAGGAGCCGCAGTTGCCGCCGTGCCTTTTAGCAAGAATGAGCCTTCTGTTGATTCCGACGCTGTTCAGCCTGTTCCCCCGTCTTCTGCAGGATCCGAACGCATGGTCACCGCAATGTCCGAGCCTGTGACCACTGATGAGGCTTCCAAGGCTAACCCTGAACAGACCCCCCGAGCCAGAAATGTGTCATATGGCTCGATCGCCGAGGCCGAATCCGACGCTGGTTCCGACGTTGAGGTGCCATCTAACCAAAAGGCCGTAAGCGAACACCGGGGTATCTTTGTGTGGCTTTACGAGGTCATTCTCGCTGGTATTTTCAGCAAGTTGACTTCTCTTTTTCGGCGACCAGAACCCAGCAACTAA